In Streptomyces thermolilacinus SPC6, a single genomic region encodes these proteins:
- a CDS encoding D-sedoheptulose-7-phosphate isomerase, giving the protein MTDGPAPHRTPTFSEWTGDRMLDDTRRRTAHMHNYLTDVQRAVGKVSLTELSDVAAILERAYTAGRTVFTCGNGGSAATASHLAVDLSKNTRLTGTPPLRVMSLVDHVPAITAWANDVGYESVFSGQLTGLAGEGDVVIGISTSGNSPNVLEALRHARELGAMTVGLLGPTAVRAAALCDRWVTAPAESIEEQEDIHMMIAHLLTRHMREFVRAGRIVSASAQGSGR; this is encoded by the coding sequence ATGACTGACGGACCGGCTCCGCACCGGACCCCGACCTTCTCCGAGTGGACAGGCGACAGGATGCTGGACGACACCCGACGGCGCACGGCACACATGCACAACTATCTGACGGACGTACAGCGGGCGGTGGGCAAGGTCTCGCTCACCGAGCTCAGCGATGTGGCCGCCATCCTGGAGCGCGCCTACACCGCCGGACGTACCGTCTTCACCTGCGGCAACGGTGGAAGTGCCGCCACCGCCTCGCATCTGGCGGTCGATCTGTCGAAGAACACCCGGCTGACCGGCACCCCGCCGCTGCGGGTGATGTCCCTGGTCGACCACGTGCCCGCGATCACCGCCTGGGCCAACGACGTGGGCTACGAGTCGGTCTTCAGCGGCCAGCTCACCGGTCTGGCCGGGGAGGGCGATGTGGTGATCGGCATCAGCACCAGTGGGAATTCCCCCAATGTGCTGGAGGCGCTGCGGCACGCCCGCGAACTCGGCGCGATGACGGTGGGGCTGCTCGGCCCGACGGCGGTGCGGGCGGCCGCGCTGTGCGACCGCTGGGTGACGGCTCCGGCCGAGTCCATCGAGGAGCAGGAGGACATCCACATGATGATCGCCCATCTGCTGACCCGCCACATGCGCGAGTTCGTCCGCGCCGGCCGGATCGTGTCGGCCTCCGCGCAGGGCAGCGGCCGTTGA
- the galT gene encoding galactose-1-phosphate uridylyltransferase, with product MTRTHRISATLPDGRSIHYYDEQPGRARPSAPAAPPAAPVPSTLRWDPTTEDWVLMAPHRAARTALGPHCPLCASSPPEVMEIPGGAYDVAVFDNRFPALGAPGGPPAGGDRALLASAPAPGRCEVVSFSSDHDTPLARLPLARVRTVVDAWADRTRELNRMAAVEQVVCFENRGAEVGASLSHPHGQIYAYPWMPERFRRMHESARAAELRGESCVFCRVRQAEEEAGSRVVARTAHWSAFVPFAARWPYEVHLYARRHVPDLDALTDEERDDLARIYRSLLHRFESVAEAPLPYMAVWVQAAARRERHLAHVRAQVFSGHRSPTVVKRPAAGELGAGAFVSEASPERTAEALRAADPAWEHEGVSA from the coding sequence TTGACCCGCACACACCGCATCAGCGCCACACTGCCCGACGGGCGCAGCATCCACTACTACGACGAGCAGCCGGGCCGCGCCCGCCCGTCCGCGCCCGCCGCCCCGCCCGCCGCTCCGGTGCCCTCCACCCTGCGCTGGGACCCGACGACCGAGGACTGGGTCCTGATGGCCCCGCACCGGGCCGCCCGCACCGCGCTCGGTCCGCACTGCCCGCTGTGCGCCTCGTCCCCGCCCGAGGTCATGGAGATCCCGGGCGGCGCCTATGACGTCGCCGTCTTCGACAACCGCTTCCCCGCGCTCGGCGCTCCGGGCGGGCCTCCGGCCGGCGGCGACCGTGCCCTGCTGGCCAGCGCGCCCGCGCCGGGCCGCTGTGAGGTCGTCTCCTTCAGCAGCGACCACGACACGCCGCTGGCCCGGCTGCCGCTGGCCCGGGTGCGCACCGTCGTGGACGCGTGGGCGGACCGCACCCGGGAGCTGAACCGGATGGCGGCGGTGGAGCAGGTCGTCTGCTTCGAGAACCGGGGCGCGGAGGTGGGCGCGAGCCTGTCCCACCCGCACGGGCAGATCTACGCCTACCCGTGGATGCCCGAGCGGTTCCGGCGGATGCACGAGTCCGCGCGGGCCGCCGAACTGCGGGGCGAGAGCTGTGTGTTCTGCCGGGTGCGACAGGCCGAGGAGGAGGCGGGCAGCCGGGTCGTGGCGCGCACCGCGCACTGGTCGGCGTTCGTCCCCTTCGCCGCCCGCTGGCCGTACGAGGTCCATCTGTACGCCCGCCGCCATGTCCCGGACCTGGACGCGCTGACGGACGAGGAACGCGACGACCTCGCCCGGATCTACCGCTCGCTGCTGCACCGCTTCGAGTCGGTGGCCGAGGCTCCGCTGCCCTACATGGCGGTGTGGGTGCAGGCGGCCGCCCGCCGGGAACGGCATCTGGCGCATGTGCGCGCCCAGGTCTTCTCCGGCCACCGCAGCCCGACCGTGGTCAAGCGCCCGGCCGCCGGTGAGCTGGGCGCGGGCGCCTTCGTCAGCGAGGCCAGCCCCGAGCGCACCGCCGAGGCGCTGAGGGCCGCCGATCCGGCCTGGGAACACGAGGGGGTGAGCGCGTGA
- a CDS encoding GHMP family kinase ATP-binding protein: MSGAADLWVSSAPLRISLAGGGTDLPAYAHRFGGTVLGASVDLRVTVFGRRARTATVIRACLDSCGSADSVDGLANPYAREALKRYWDGSPVDLFSAGDVPGGSGMGSSAAFCVALVAGLSGKERSPHDLAMAASGIEMDGLGRPVGRQDHFLSALGGFRQLHFATDGRVTVEDVPVADDVVRRLDEELVLHFTGTSRDAGAVLGDQARAAGSGERGTEARLHEIKELTGPLREALTRGDSTEVGRILGRHWELKRGLGARVSLPGVDRAYRDALAAGATGGKLLGAGGGGFLLLHVPAAAREGVRAAMAVHGMPEQPFRFDPAGARLSRL; encoded by the coding sequence GTGAGCGGGGCGGCGGACCTGTGGGTGAGCAGCGCTCCGCTGCGGATCTCCCTCGCGGGCGGCGGCACCGACCTGCCCGCCTACGCGCATCGGTTCGGCGGCACTGTGCTCGGCGCCAGCGTCGACCTGCGGGTCACCGTGTTCGGCAGAAGAGCCCGTACCGCGACGGTGATCCGCGCCTGCCTGGACTCGTGCGGCAGCGCCGACTCCGTCGACGGCCTCGCCAACCCCTACGCCCGCGAGGCCCTCAAGCGGTACTGGGACGGCTCCCCGGTGGACCTGTTCTCCGCGGGCGACGTGCCCGGCGGCAGCGGTATGGGCAGTTCGGCGGCGTTCTGCGTGGCCCTGGTCGCGGGGCTGTCCGGGAAGGAGCGGTCCCCGCACGACCTCGCCATGGCGGCCAGCGGCATCGAGATGGACGGCCTCGGCCGCCCGGTGGGCCGGCAGGACCACTTCCTGTCCGCTCTCGGCGGCTTCCGTCAGCTGCACTTCGCCACCGACGGCAGGGTCACCGTGGAGGACGTCCCCGTCGCCGATGACGTCGTACGGCGCCTCGACGAGGAACTGGTGCTGCACTTCACCGGGACCAGCCGGGACGCGGGTGCCGTCCTCGGCGACCAGGCCCGCGCGGCCGGTTCCGGGGAGCGCGGCACCGAGGCCCGGCTGCACGAGATCAAGGAGCTGACCGGCCCGCTGCGGGAGGCGCTGACCCGGGGCGACAGCACGGAGGTGGGCCGGATCCTCGGCCGGCACTGGGAGCTGAAGCGGGGCCTCGGCGCCCGGGTCTCCCTGCCCGGGGTGGACCGGGCCTACCGGGACGCGCTGGCGGCCGGGGCGACCGGCGGCAAGCTCCTCGGCGCGGGCGGCGGCGGCTTTCTCCTGCTGCATGTCCCGGCCGCGGCCCGGGAGGGGGTGCGCGCGGCGATGGCGGTGCACGGCATGCCGGAGCAGCCGTTCCGTTTCGACCCCGCCGGGGCCCGGCTCAGCCGACTGTGA
- the lysA gene encoding diaminopimelate decarboxylase: MTDGRPRVQGITYTELAEEFGTPLYVYDEGVLAAQYGTLRRALHPKLEYFYSLKANPNISVLAALASRGARAEVCSAAELLTALRAGVDPGDIIFVGPGKSRTELTAALEHGIHAVVCESFDELALLDGLARARDTRAPVILRVNPAFSVKGSRLTMGGRPRQFGMDEEQLLARPGLAKEFPATRIIGVQAYMGTRILDAAVVTENTRRIFELAERVGAELDIPLRTVDVGGGLGIPYFDGEEELDTAELAAGLNPVVEEFHTRHPQTRLIMELGRYLTAPAGVYLVRVRYLKTSRGENFAVVDGGTHHHMAAVGIGSFVKRNFPMRLLSRETSGEPVPWQVTGPLCTPNDTLGKNVPLPPLRTGDLIGVLRSGAYGPTASPVQFLSHGYPAEVLVRDGRPHLVRERDRPEDLLARQHLIGP, from the coding sequence GTGACCGACGGACGACCCCGTGTCCAGGGCATTACCTACACCGAGCTCGCGGAGGAGTTCGGTACCCCGCTCTATGTGTACGACGAGGGCGTCCTCGCCGCGCAGTACGGAACGCTCAGAAGGGCGCTCCACCCGAAACTGGAGTACTTCTACTCGCTGAAGGCCAACCCGAACATCTCCGTCCTCGCCGCTCTCGCCTCGCGCGGGGCCCGTGCCGAGGTGTGCTCGGCCGCCGAGCTGCTGACAGCTCTCCGGGCGGGCGTCGATCCCGGCGACATCATCTTCGTGGGCCCCGGAAAGAGCCGCACGGAACTCACCGCCGCCCTGGAGCACGGCATTCACGCGGTGGTGTGCGAGTCCTTCGACGAACTCGCGCTGCTGGACGGCCTGGCGCGCGCCCGGGACACCCGGGCACCAGTGATCCTGCGGGTCAATCCGGCCTTCTCGGTCAAGGGTTCCCGGCTGACCATGGGCGGCCGGCCCCGCCAGTTCGGCATGGACGAGGAGCAGTTGCTGGCCCGCCCCGGTCTCGCCAAGGAGTTCCCGGCCACCCGGATCATCGGCGTGCAGGCGTACATGGGCACCCGGATCCTCGACGCGGCGGTGGTCACGGAGAACACCCGGCGGATCTTCGAACTGGCCGAACGCGTCGGCGCGGAGCTGGACATCCCGCTTCGGACCGTGGACGTGGGCGGCGGGCTCGGCATCCCCTACTTCGACGGCGAGGAGGAGTTGGACACGGCCGAACTGGCGGCCGGTCTCAACCCGGTCGTCGAGGAGTTCCACACGCGCCATCCGCAGACCCGGCTCATCATGGAGCTGGGCCGCTATCTCACCGCGCCGGCCGGGGTGTACCTCGTGCGGGTGCGGTATCTGAAGACGTCGCGGGGCGAGAACTTCGCGGTGGTCGACGGCGGCACCCACCATCACATGGCCGCCGTCGGTATCGGCTCCTTCGTGAAGCGGAACTTCCCGATGCGCCTGCTCAGCCGCGAGACCTCCGGTGAGCCGGTGCCGTGGCAGGTCACCGGTCCGCTGTGCACCCCGAACGACACCCTCGGCAAGAACGTCCCGCTGCCGCCGCTGCGCACCGGCGACCTCATCGGCGTCCTGCGCTCCGGCGCGTACGGGCCGACCGCCTCGCCCGTGCAGTTCCTCAGCCACGGCTACCCGGCCGAGGTCCTGGTGCGGGACGGCCGGCCGCACCTGGTCCGCGAACGCGACCGTCCCGAGGACCTGCTCGCCCGGCAGCATCTGATAGGGCCGTGA
- a CDS encoding amino acid adenylation domain-containing protein, with amino-acid sequence MADRQESLADWFRRGLAVNPEGVAARDATTRLTYREMDRLALALAGLIRRTVPRAERIGVLMDRGAHAYAALLGVLYAGATVVPMNPEYPAERTRFMAESAGVQAVVADTTGRAAAGSWGEVPVVRAEDWLGSPGEGLRSPEPPAELAYIVFTSGTTGRPKGVPIAQRNIAHYLEVIHARYAFTPDDVFSQISDLTFDLSVFDLYAAWGAGGSVVTVKPAHFLRVARFIATHGITVWLSAPSLVALLRRHSALVPGSLPGLRWSLFCGEPLLERDAADWLRAAPGSTVENLYGPTEATITCCAHRYVPEASARLVVNGVLPIGALHPGLAAVVVDPDAPEEENPHSDGELCVTGPQTFGGYLDPADDEGRFLTLGGRRWYRTGDLVRRLPGGELAFLGRRDHQVKVRGRRIELAEVDWGLRRCAGVREAVTVLVDGHLVGFCTGTDADPGLILKELAGILPSHSLPRRVVVLTEFPLTHNRKIDRRALTELARTPA; translated from the coding sequence ATGGCGGATCGTCAGGAGTCACTCGCCGACTGGTTCCGCCGCGGTCTCGCGGTGAATCCCGAGGGCGTCGCGGCCCGTGACGCGACCACACGGCTGACCTACCGCGAAATGGACCGCCTGGCCCTCGCGCTCGCCGGTCTGATCCGCCGGACGGTGCCTCGGGCAGAGCGGATCGGTGTGCTGATGGACCGTGGCGCGCATGCCTACGCGGCCCTGCTGGGCGTCCTGTACGCGGGCGCCACCGTCGTTCCCATGAACCCCGAGTACCCGGCGGAGCGCACCCGCTTCATGGCGGAGTCGGCCGGGGTCCAGGCGGTCGTCGCGGACACCACCGGGCGGGCGGCGGCCGGCTCCTGGGGGGAGGTTCCGGTCGTGCGCGCCGAGGACTGGTTGGGCAGCCCCGGGGAGGGGCTCCGGTCACCCGAACCCCCGGCGGAACTCGCCTACATCGTCTTCACCTCGGGGACCACAGGCCGGCCCAAGGGCGTGCCGATCGCCCAGCGGAACATCGCGCACTACCTCGAAGTGATCCACGCACGCTACGCGTTCACCCCGGACGACGTGTTCTCGCAGATCTCCGACCTGACCTTCGACCTGTCGGTCTTCGACCTCTACGCCGCCTGGGGCGCGGGCGGTTCGGTCGTCACCGTGAAGCCCGCCCACTTCCTGCGGGTGGCACGGTTCATCGCCACCCACGGCATCACCGTCTGGCTGTCCGCGCCCAGTCTGGTAGCCCTGCTGCGCAGACACTCCGCGTTGGTTCCCGGCTCCCTCCCCGGCCTGCGCTGGAGCCTGTTCTGCGGCGAGCCGCTGCTGGAGCGGGACGCCGCCGACTGGCTCCGGGCCGCGCCCGGTTCCACGGTGGAGAACCTCTACGGCCCCACGGAAGCGACGATCACCTGTTGCGCGCACCGCTACGTTCCGGAGGCGTCCGCGCGGCTCGTGGTGAACGGCGTGCTGCCGATCGGCGCCCTGCACCCGGGCCTGGCGGCCGTCGTCGTCGACCCCGACGCGCCGGAGGAGGAGAACCCGCACAGTGACGGGGAGTTGTGCGTCACCGGTCCCCAGACGTTCGGCGGGTACCTGGATCCGGCCGATGACGAGGGCCGCTTCCTCACCCTCGGCGGTCGGCGCTGGTACCGGACCGGTGACCTGGTCCGGCGGCTGCCCGGCGGGGAACTGGCCTTTCTCGGGCGGCGCGACCACCAAGTCAAGGTCCGTGGACGGCGGATCGAACTCGCGGAGGTCGACTGGGGGTTGCGCCGCTGCGCCGGGGTGCGCGAGGCCGTGACCGTGCTGGTCGACGGTCATCTCGTGGGCTTCTGTACCGGAACGGACGCCGATCCCGGCCTGATCCTGAAAGAGCTGGCCGGGATCCTGCCGAGTCACAGCCTGCCCCGTCGCGTGGTCGTGCTGACGGAGTTCCCGCTCACCCACAACCGGAAGATCGACCGGCGGGCCCTGACCGAACTGGCCCGCACCCCGGCGTGA
- a CDS encoding helix-turn-helix transcriptional regulator: MVRTGMETVLRKLPDVRTVRALPLDAESVAVAAEGYDVLIVAAEQWGLLGEFDERQRDGLPPVLVLGNDLYDRNGADLASLPADGFLPLDSLSARSLENALQRLAMGEVPMPASLAKRLLMSNRSRRRDAEPVTIPLTPRETETLLLLADGLSNKQVARCLGISAHGAKRLVGSILLKLGAPNRTTAVITAIKIGLL, translated from the coding sequence GTGGTGCGGACCGGGATGGAGACGGTGCTGCGCAAGCTGCCGGATGTGAGGACCGTACGAGCGCTTCCCCTGGACGCCGAATCGGTGGCGGTGGCCGCCGAGGGCTATGACGTGCTGATCGTCGCGGCGGAACAGTGGGGACTGCTCGGCGAGTTCGACGAGAGGCAGCGCGACGGCCTGCCGCCCGTCCTGGTGCTGGGGAATGACCTGTACGACCGCAACGGCGCCGACTTAGCCTCACTTCCCGCCGACGGATTCCTTCCGCTCGACTCCCTCTCCGCGCGCTCGCTGGAGAACGCCCTGCAGCGGCTGGCCATGGGCGAGGTGCCCATGCCCGCCTCGCTCGCCAAGCGTCTGCTGATGAGCAACCGCAGCCGGCGCAGGGACGCGGAGCCGGTCACGATCCCGCTGACTCCACGGGAGACCGAGACCCTGCTGCTCCTGGCCGACGGGCTGAGCAACAAGCAGGTGGCCCGCTGCCTCGGCATATCCGCGCACGGAGCGAAGCGCCTGGTCGGCTCCATCCTGCTGAAGCTGGGGGCGCCCAACCGGACAACCGCGGTCATCACCGCGATCAAGATCGGGCTGCTCTGA
- the panD gene encoding aspartate 1-decarboxylase, whose protein sequence is MLRTMLKSKIHRATVTQSDLHYVGSLTIDAALLEAADILPGEKVDIVDINNGARLSTYTIEGPRGSGVIGINGAAARLVSPGDLVIIVAYVTVTDTEARELRPRVLFVDGHNRVTDQGADPAHAPAETLLRGDAVHTGA, encoded by the coding sequence ATGCTGCGCACCATGCTGAAGTCCAAGATCCACCGAGCCACCGTCACCCAGTCCGACCTGCACTACGTGGGCTCGCTGACCATCGACGCGGCCCTGCTGGAAGCGGCCGACATCCTGCCCGGAGAGAAGGTCGACATCGTCGACATCAACAACGGGGCCCGACTGTCGACTTACACCATCGAGGGACCCCGCGGCAGCGGTGTCATCGGCATCAACGGCGCGGCCGCGCGGCTGGTCTCCCCCGGCGACCTGGTGATCATCGTCGCCTACGTCACCGTCACGGACACCGAGGCCCGTGAACTGCGCCCGCGTGTGCTCTTCGTCGACGGGCACAACCGCGTCACCGATCAGGGCGCCGACCCGGCCCACGCCCCCGCGGAAACCCTCCTGCGCGGCGACGCCGTGCACACCGGTGCCTGA
- a CDS encoding aldo/keto reductase — protein sequence MRYRALGGTGIEVSAFCLGTMMFGAVGNPDHDECAAILHAALDAGVNFVDTADMYSAGESETIVGKALRGRRDEVVLATKAHFPMGEGRNRSGNSRRWIVRAVEDSLRRLDTDWIDLYQVHRPDHTTDVEETLSVLGDLVRAGKIRAFGCSTFPASEIVEAHHVAERRGLMRFRTEQPPYSLLARGVEADVLPVVRRLGMGALTWSPLASGFLSGRYRKGRPIDLGSGRAALTPHRFDPALPVTLAKLDAVEQLVAVADGLGVTLPELALAFPLAHPAVTSVIIGPRTREQLEDALKGASLVLDDTALDRIDEIVPPGTDLYRPDGAWQRPSLTITTMRRRYPLEDRPAS from the coding sequence ATGCGTTATCGCGCTCTCGGCGGCACGGGCATCGAGGTCAGCGCCTTCTGCCTGGGGACCATGATGTTCGGCGCCGTCGGAAACCCCGACCACGACGAATGCGCGGCCATCCTCCACGCGGCGCTCGACGCGGGCGTCAACTTCGTGGACACCGCCGACATGTACTCGGCGGGCGAGTCGGAGACCATCGTCGGCAAGGCGCTGCGGGGCCGCCGGGACGAGGTGGTCCTCGCCACCAAGGCGCACTTCCCCATGGGTGAGGGCCGCAACCGGAGCGGCAACTCCCGCCGCTGGATCGTGCGGGCAGTGGAGGACAGCCTCCGGCGGCTGGACACCGACTGGATCGACCTGTACCAGGTGCACCGGCCCGACCACACGACCGACGTGGAGGAGACCCTGTCGGTGCTGGGCGACCTGGTGCGGGCCGGGAAGATCCGGGCGTTCGGCTGCTCGACCTTCCCGGCCTCCGAGATCGTCGAGGCCCACCACGTCGCCGAACGGCGGGGGCTGATGCGCTTCCGTACGGAGCAGCCGCCGTACTCGCTGCTGGCGCGGGGCGTCGAGGCGGACGTGCTGCCGGTGGTGCGACGGCTCGGAATGGGCGCGCTGACGTGGAGTCCGCTGGCGTCCGGTTTCCTGAGCGGCCGTTACCGCAAGGGGCGGCCGATCGACCTGGGCAGCGGCCGGGCGGCCCTGACACCGCACCGGTTCGACCCCGCGCTGCCGGTGACGCTCGCGAAGCTGGACGCGGTCGAGCAGCTGGTGGCCGTGGCGGACGGGCTCGGCGTCACGCTGCCCGAGCTGGCGCTGGCGTTTCCCCTGGCGCACCCGGCGGTCACGTCGGTGATCATCGGCCCGCGTACGCGCGAACAGCTGGAAGACGCGCTCAAGGGGGCATCGCTCGTGCTCGACGACACGGCCCTGGACCGAATCGACGAGATCGTGCCGCCGGGCACCGACCTCTACCGCCCCGACGGCGCCTGGCAGCGCCCGTCCCTCACCATCACGACGATGCGCCGCCGCTACCCGCTGGAAGACCGCCCGGCCTCCTGA
- a CDS encoding glycoside hydrolase family 6 protein yields the protein MRHTIRALVASLAALPLALAVAPPAHAADPTTMTSGFYVDPHSSAKQWVAANPADGRAPAINASVANTPTARWFGAWSGTIGTATGAYTGAADHADKLPVLVAYNIHLRDSCGGHSGGGASSPSAYATWIAQFAGGIANRPALVVLEPDSLADYGCLNQNQIRERQGMLSGALAEFNRQAPNTWVYLDAGNPGWVNAATMAQRLHEAGLRQAHGFSLNVSNYYTTAQSSAYGNAVNSELADRYGYTKPFVIDTSRNGNGSNGEWCNPAGRRIGTPTQLGGGAEMLLWIKVPGESDGNCGVGSGSSAGQFLPEVAYRMVYGY from the coding sequence ATGCGCCACACCATCCGCGCCCTCGTCGCCTCCCTCGCCGCGCTGCCACTCGCGCTCGCCGTCGCACCGCCCGCCCACGCGGCGGACCCCACCACCATGACCAGCGGCTTCTACGTCGACCCCCACTCCAGCGCGAAGCAGTGGGTCGCCGCCAACCCGGCTGACGGCCGGGCCCCCGCCATCAACGCGTCCGTGGCCAACACGCCCACGGCCCGCTGGTTCGGCGCCTGGAGCGGCACCATCGGCACCGCCACGGGTGCGTACACCGGGGCGGCGGACCACGCGGACAAGCTGCCCGTCCTGGTCGCCTACAACATCCACCTCCGGGACTCGTGCGGCGGGCACTCCGGAGGCGGAGCCTCGTCGCCCTCCGCCTACGCGACCTGGATCGCGCAGTTCGCCGGGGGGATCGCCAACCGCCCGGCCCTCGTCGTCCTCGAACCCGACTCCCTCGCGGACTACGGCTGCCTGAACCAGAACCAGATCCGGGAACGCCAGGGCATGCTCAGCGGCGCCCTCGCCGAATTCAACCGCCAGGCGCCCAACACCTGGGTCTACCTCGACGCGGGCAACCCCGGCTGGGTGAACGCGGCGACGATGGCCCAGCGCCTCCACGAAGCCGGGCTCCGCCAGGCCCACGGTTTCTCCCTCAACGTGTCGAACTACTACACCACCGCCCAGAGCAGCGCCTACGGCAACGCCGTCAACAGCGAACTGGCCGACCGCTACGGCTACACGAAGCCGTTCGTCATCGACACCAGCCGCAACGGCAACGGCTCCAACGGCGAGTGGTGCAACCCCGCGGGCCGCCGCATCGGCACTCCCACTCAGCTGGGTGGCGGCGCCGAGATGCTGCTGTGGATCAAGGTGCCGGGCGAGTCCGACGGCAACTGCGGCGTCGGCTCCGGCTCCTCGGCCGGACAGTTCCTCCCGGAGGTCGCCTACAGAATGGTCTACGGCTACTGA
- a CDS encoding endo-1,4-beta-xylanase yields the protein MRSPIVRPPRLRRKIGGLCAALIVGVLGSATVLVAPDSQAAESTLGRAAAQSGRYFGTAIASGKLGDSTYTTIAAREFDSVTAENEMKIDATEPQQGQFNFTAADRVYNWAVQNGKQVRGHTLAWHSQQPGWMQNLSGSALRQAMINHINGVMAHYKGKIAQWDVVNEAFADGTSGARRDSNLQRTGNDWIEVAFRTARAADPAAKLCYNDYNVENWNWAKTQAMYAMVRDFKQRGVPIDCVGFQAHFNSGSPYDSNFRTTLQSFAALGVDVAITELDIQGASPTTYANVTNDCLAVPRCLGITVWGVRDTDSWRAEQTPLLFNGDGSKKPAYTSVLNALNAVSPGPTPTPTPPPGSGQIKGIASGRCLDVPGASTADGTQVQLWDCNNRANQQWTHTATGELRVYGDKCLDAAGTGNGARVQIYSCWGGDNQKWRNSDGSIVGVQSGLCLDAVANGTANGTQIQLYSCWNGANQRWTRT from the coding sequence ATGCGCTCCCCTATCGTTCGACCGCCCAGGCTCCGCAGAAAAATCGGCGGCCTGTGCGCGGCACTGATCGTCGGCGTCCTCGGTTCGGCCACCGTCCTGGTGGCGCCGGACTCCCAGGCCGCCGAGAGCACGCTCGGTCGCGCGGCGGCCCAGAGCGGCCGCTACTTCGGCACCGCCATCGCCTCGGGCAAGCTCGGCGACTCGACGTACACGACGATCGCCGCCCGCGAGTTCGACTCGGTGACGGCCGAGAACGAGATGAAGATCGACGCCACCGAGCCGCAGCAGGGCCAGTTCAACTTCACCGCCGCAGACCGCGTCTACAACTGGGCCGTACAGAACGGCAAGCAGGTGCGCGGCCACACCCTGGCCTGGCACTCCCAGCAGCCCGGCTGGATGCAGAACCTCAGCGGCAGCGCGTTGCGCCAGGCGATGATCAACCACATCAACGGCGTGATGGCCCACTACAAGGGCAAGATCGCGCAGTGGGACGTCGTGAACGAGGCGTTCGCCGACGGCACCTCGGGAGCCCGGCGCGACTCCAACCTGCAACGCACCGGCAACGACTGGATCGAGGTCGCCTTCCGCACCGCGCGCGCCGCGGACCCGGCCGCCAAGCTCTGCTACAACGACTACAACGTCGAGAACTGGAACTGGGCCAAGACGCAGGCCATGTACGCCATGGTCCGGGACTTCAAGCAGCGCGGCGTGCCCATCGACTGCGTCGGCTTCCAGGCGCACTTCAACAGCGGCAGCCCGTACGACAGCAACTTCCGCACCACCTTGCAGAGCTTCGCCGCCCTCGGCGTCGACGTGGCCATCACGGAACTCGACATCCAGGGCGCCTCCCCCACGACCTACGCCAACGTGACCAACGACTGCCTGGCCGTCCCGCGCTGCCTCGGCATCACCGTCTGGGGCGTGCGGGACACCGACTCCTGGCGAGCCGAGCAGACGCCGCTGCTGTTCAACGGCGACGGCAGCAAGAAGCCCGCCTACACCTCCGTCCTCAACGCGCTCAACGCCGTCTCCCCCGGCCCCACCCCCACTCCGACGCCGCCCCCCGGCTCCGGACAGATCAAGGGAATCGCCTCGGGCCGCTGCCTGGACGTGCCCGGAGCCAGTACGGCCGACGGCACCCAGGTCCAGCTGTGGGACTGCAACAACCGCGCCAACCAGCAGTGGACCCACACCGCCACAGGCGAGCTGCGGGTCTACGGGGACAAGTGCCTGGACGCCGCAGGCACCGGCAACGGCGCCAGGGTGCAGATCTACAGCTGCTGGGGCGGAGACAACCAGAAGTGGCGTAACTCCGACGGTTCCATCGTCGGAGTCCAGTCCGGCCTCTGCCTCGACGCCGTCGCCAACGGCACCGCCAACGGCACCCAGATCCAGCTCTACTCCTGCTGGAACGGCGCCAACCAGCGCTGGACCCGCACCTGA